Proteins co-encoded in one Paraburkholderia terrae genomic window:
- a CDS encoding YraN family protein, which translates to MTRKTQTDETRPTLCHAAERARDHSRDAAPRSHNFSDGARSKSVGAAFEAHALTFLQRQRLRFVARNVVCRGGEIDLVMREPDGALVFVEVRARAHGGYGGAAASVVWQKQQRIVRAAQHFLLAHHGAMPACRFDVIAFERGRLVWLRDAFRADDC; encoded by the coding sequence ATGACACGGAAGACGCAGACAGACGAAACGAGGCCGACATTGTGCCACGCAGCCGAGCGCGCACGAGATCACTCACGCGATGCCGCGCCGCGCTCGCACAACTTTTCCGATGGCGCACGGTCCAAAAGCGTCGGGGCAGCGTTCGAAGCGCACGCGTTGACGTTTCTTCAGCGGCAGCGTTTGCGGTTCGTCGCGCGTAACGTCGTGTGTCGCGGCGGCGAGATCGATCTCGTGATGCGCGAGCCAGACGGCGCGCTCGTGTTCGTCGAAGTGCGCGCGCGAGCGCACGGCGGATATGGCGGAGCGGCGGCGAGTGTCGTGTGGCAGAAGCAGCAGCGCATCGTGCGCGCCGCGCAGCACTTTTTGTTGGCGCATCATGGCGCGATGCCCGCGTGCCGGTTCGACGTGATCGCGTTCGAGCGTGGGCGTCTGGTGTGGCTGCGAGACGCTTTTCGCGCGGACGACTGTTGA
- the rsmI gene encoding 16S rRNA (cytidine(1402)-2'-O)-methyltransferase, translated as MTPLSELAQGQQYPASALYVVATPIGNIADITLRALHVLGLVDRIAAEDTRNTGQLLSRYGISKPLVAVHQHNERESAQRIVEYLQAGERIAYVSDAGTPGISDPGAKLVDAVREAGFPVVPLPGASALATALSVAGDWVSTFSFVGFLPPKAKQRAAALAPLTKHPYAMVFYEAPHRIVETVQALADAFGGERRLLIGRELTKLHEALHRCTLAEGPKWLAEDANRQRGEFVLVVEGAPVDAEGEHDHDALLGMLLEELSVSGAVKIAATLTGASRNALYARALALKKDE; from the coding sequence ATGACTCCTCTTTCCGAACTCGCGCAGGGACAGCAGTACCCCGCTTCCGCGCTTTACGTCGTGGCCACGCCGATCGGCAACATCGCCGACATCACGTTGCGCGCGCTGCATGTGCTCGGCCTCGTGGATCGCATCGCCGCCGAAGACACACGCAACACGGGACAACTGCTGTCGCGCTACGGCATCTCGAAGCCGCTCGTCGCCGTGCATCAGCACAACGAACGCGAGTCTGCGCAGCGCATCGTCGAGTATCTGCAGGCGGGCGAGCGCATCGCGTACGTTTCCGACGCGGGCACGCCAGGCATCTCGGACCCAGGCGCAAAACTCGTCGATGCCGTGCGCGAAGCCGGTTTCCCCGTCGTCCCGCTGCCGGGCGCAAGCGCACTCGCCACGGCGCTCAGCGTCGCGGGCGACTGGGTCTCGACGTTTTCTTTCGTCGGCTTCCTGCCGCCCAAAGCGAAGCAGCGCGCCGCCGCGCTCGCACCGCTGACAAAGCATCCGTATGCGATGGTGTTCTACGAAGCGCCGCATCGCATCGTCGAGACCGTCCAAGCGCTCGCCGACGCATTCGGCGGCGAGCGGCGTCTGTTGATTGGCCGTGAGTTGACGAAATTACATGAGGCGCTGCATCGCTGCACCCTGGCCGAAGGGCCTAAGTGGCTCGCCGAAGATGCCAACCGGCAACGCGGCGAATTCGTGCTGGTCGTCGAAGGCGCGCCCGTCGATGCCGAAGGCGAACACGATCACGACGCGCTGCTCGGCATGTTGCTGGAGGAATTGTCGGTAAGCGGCGCCGTGAAAATTGCGGCGACGCTCACGGGCGCTTCGCGCAACGCGCTGTACGCGCGCGCGCTGGCCCTGAAAAAGGACGAGTGA